The Chitinivibrionales bacterium nucleotide sequence CCGCAGCTATTTTGAGGAGAAAGGACTGTTCGTTTTAAATCTGATCAGTTCTCCGGGAGCCGGTAAAACATCCTTGATCGAATCACTGGCAAATCATTTTGGCGACAGGCTTGCGGTCATTGAAGGCGATCTTCAGACCCGCAGAGATTCGGAACGGGTGATTCGGGCCGGAAGCCGGGCCTATCAGATCGAAACGCAGGGTGCATGTCATCTTGACGCACACAGCATTGCGCATGCTCTGGATCATCTCGAGCTTGAGGGATGTGAAATTC carries:
- a CDS encoding hydrogenase nickel incorporation protein HypB, which produces MCDTCGCTSPSDMHTHDHTHEHTHSHKHVDVGLDVLNKNNEFALRNRSYFEEKGLFVLNLISSPGAGKTSLIESLANHFGDRLAVIEGDLQTRRDSERVIRAGSRAYQIETQGACHLDAHSIAHALDHLELEGCEI